GGTCGGCGAGGAGCGGGGCGTCCTCGGCGGGCCGCGCCGGCCCCAGGGTGAAGGCGTAGCCGGGCTCCGCCCCGGGGGCGGTCAGCGCCGCGGCCTCCAGCTTGATCGCGGCCTGGGCCTCGTAGCCCGCGTGGTGGCAGATGCCCGCCAGCGAGGACACGGCGTCGAAGAGCCGGCCCATGCTGGAGGTGGGGGCGCAGTTGAGGTCGCGGCTCAACTGGACCCGCAGCAAGCGTAGTTCGTCCGCCGGGCAGGCTTCGACGCACGGCAGGTCGCGGGTCCAGTCGATGCCGGCCGCGCGCAGGTGGGAGAGCGCCATGCGGTACGGGCGCCGTACGGCGGCGTCACCGCCGGGCAGGGGCACGTAGGCCAGGTGCGCGAAGCGCGTGTAGCCGGCGTAGTCGGCGAGGAGGAACTCGCCGCCCCACACGGCGCCGTCGTCGCCGTAGCCGGTGCCGTCGAACGCCACGCCGATGACCCGCCTGCTTCCGGTCAGGCCGTGTTCGGCCATCGCGGAGGCGACGTGCGCGTGGTGGTGCTGGACGCGGAGCAGCGGCCGGGAGCCCGCGTTGCGGGCGGCCCATCGTCCGGAGCGGTAGCCGGGGTGCCGGTCGGCGGCGAGCAGGGCGGGGGTGACCCCGGTGAGGGCCCCCAGTTGTCCGGCCGCGCGCTCGAAGGCGTACTGCGTGGCGAGGTCGTCCATGTCCCCGATGTGGGCGGACGGCCAGGCCCGGCGCCCTTCACCGAGGCAGAAGGTGTTCTTGAGGTCCCCTCCTACGGCCAGCGTCGCCGGTACCGGCACGGGGAGCCCGAGGGGCAGCGGTGCATAGCCGCGCGAGCGCCGCAGGATCAGCGGTTCACCGTCACAGACGCGCACCACGGAGTCGTCGCAGGGCACGTGGATCGGGCGGTCGTGCGTGAGCCAGGCGTCGGCCAGCGCACCCAGCCGCTCCAGGGCTTCGGCGTCGTCGGTGACGATGGGTTCGCCCGAGAGGTTGCCGCTGGTCATGACGAGCAGGCAGGGGCCGGGAGGATCGCCGGGCAGGCCGAGCAGCAGGTGGTGCACGGGCGTGTACGGGAGCATCACGCCGAGGTCGGGGCTGCCCGGGGCGACGCCTTCGGCGACCACCGGGTCGCCTGCGGCCGCGGGCCGGCGGCGCAACAGCACGATGGGGCGCAGCGCCCCGGTGAGCAGGGCGCGCTCCTCGGGGCCGGTGGCGACGAGGTCCCCGAGGTCGGCGAGGACGCGGACCATGAGGGCGAACGGCTTGTTGCCGCGGGCCTTGCGGCTGCGCAGGGTGGCCACGGCCGTCTCGTTGGCGGCGTCGCAGGCGAGGTGGTAGCCGCCGAGGCCCTTGACCGCGAGGACCGCGCCGTCGGCCAGGAGCCGGCGGGCCGCCTGCACCGGGTCCGTGTCCGGCACCTCGCGCGGCGGTGTCCCGGCCAGCAGTCGCAGCCGGGGTCCGCAGGCGGGGCAGGCCACGGGCTGGGCGTGGAAGCGGCGGTCGACGGGGTCGCCGTACTCGCGCGCGCAGTCCGGGCACATCGGGAAGGACGCCATGGTGGTGTGGGCCCGGTCGTACGGCAGCCCGGTGACGATGGTGAAGCGGGGACCGCAGTGGGTGCAGGTGATGAACGGGTGGCGGTGGCGCCGGTCGGCGGGGTCGGCCAGCTCGGCGAGGCAGTCGTCGCATGTGGCGACGTCCGGGGAGACCAGCGTACGGGCGGGCCCGCCGCTCCTCGAGGCGATGATGGTGAAACCCGCGCCGCCCGCCAGGGGGACCTCGCAGTGGTCGACGGCGTCGATGAGCGCGAGGGGCGGGGCGTCGCTCGCGAGGCGGTCGCAGAACTCGGTGACCGCCGCCCGGGCGCCTTCGACCTCCGCGACCACGCCGTCGGGGGTGTTGGTGACGTGTCCGGTC
This Streptomyces sp. NBC_00539 DNA region includes the following protein-coding sequences:
- the hypF gene encoding carbamoyltransferase HypF: MEAVERRRVTVRGVVQGVGFRPYVYGRATALGLTGHVTNTPDGVVAEVEGARAAVTEFCDRLASDAPPLALIDAVDHCEVPLAGGAGFTIIASRSGGPARTLVSPDVATCDDCLAELADPADRRHRHPFITCTHCGPRFTIVTGLPYDRAHTTMASFPMCPDCAREYGDPVDRRFHAQPVACPACGPRLRLLAGTPPREVPDTDPVQAARRLLADGAVLAVKGLGGYHLACDAANETAVATLRSRKARGNKPFALMVRVLADLGDLVATGPEERALLTGALRPIVLLRRRPAAAGDPVVAEGVAPGSPDLGVMLPYTPVHHLLLGLPGDPPGPCLLVMTSGNLSGEPIVTDDAEALERLGALADAWLTHDRPIHVPCDDSVVRVCDGEPLILRRSRGYAPLPLGLPVPVPATLAVGGDLKNTFCLGEGRRAWPSAHIGDMDDLATQYAFERAAGQLGALTGVTPALLAADRHPGYRSGRWAARNAGSRPLLRVQHHHAHVASAMAEHGLTGSRRVIGVAFDGTGYGDDGAVWGGEFLLADYAGYTRFAHLAYVPLPGGDAAVRRPYRMALSHLRAAGIDWTRDLPCVEACPADELRLLRVQLSRDLNCAPTSSMGRLFDAVSSLAGICHHAGYEAQAAIKLEAAALTAPGAEPGYAFTLGPARPAEDAPLLADPAPVLRAVVADLRAGTEPRVIAARFHTAVASLVTTVCAAARERHGLDTVALTGGVFGNTLLASACAARLREEGFTVLRHRLVPPGDGGLALGQLMVAAARHHTTEHPQRGEAHVPGGTRQSA